Proteins encoded by one window of Antechinus flavipes isolate AdamAnt ecotype Samford, QLD, Australia chromosome 4, AdamAnt_v2, whole genome shotgun sequence:
- the CTSK gene encoding cathepsin K isoform X1, with protein MMVFSLIPGLEFESSFLTYSLQTQNLDSIPSLRMWELSILLLLLPSVVSSAHHPEEMLDTQWKLWKQSYGKEYNSKVDEISRRLIWEKNLKYISTHNLEFSLGLHTFELAMNHLGDMTSEEVVQKMTGLKMPLSRSQNNDTLYIPDWEGRTPDSIDYRKKGYVTPVKNQGQCGSCWAFSSVGALEGQLKKKTGKLLNLSPQNLVDCVSKNDGCGGGYMTNAFQYVQENRGIDSEDAYPYVGQDESCMYNPTGKAAKCRGYREIPEGSEKALKRAVARVGPVAVAIDASLSSFQFYSKGVYYDENCNGDNLNHAVLAVGYGIQRGTKHWIIKNSWGEEWGNKGYILMARNKKNACGIANLASFPKM; from the exons ATGATGGTTTTCTCTCTTATCCCTGGCCTGGAATTTGAAAGCAGCTTTCTTACATATTCCTTGCAAACCCAAAATCTGGACAGTATTCCTTCCCTCAGGATGTGGGAGTTAAGCAtcctgctgctgttgctgccaTCAGTGGTGAGTTCTGCTCATCACCCAGAAGAAATGTTAGATACACAGTGGAAGCTGTGGAAGCAATCCTATGGAAAAGAATATAACAGCAAG GTGGATGAGATCTCTCGACGTCTGATTTGGGAAAAGAATCTAAAATACATTTCTACCCACAATCTGGAATTTTCTCTTGGTCTTCACACATTTGAGCTGGCCATGAACCATTTGGGTGACATG ACTAGTGAGGAAGTAGTACAGAAAATGACTGGACTGAAGATGCCCCTGTCCCGCTCCCAGAACAATGATACCCTCTATATTCCTGACTGGGAAGGCAGAACCCCTGATTCTATTGACTACAGAAAAAAGGGATATGTCACTCCGGTCAAAAATCAG GGTCAGTGTGGCTCGTGTTGGGCCTTCAGTTCTGTGGGTGCCTTGGAAGGCCAACTCAAGAAGAAGACTGGTAAACTCCTCAACCTGAGTCCCCAGAACCTTGTGGACTGTGTGTCCAAAAATGATGGCTGTGGTGGGGGTTATATGACCAATGCCTTCCAGTATGTACAGGAGAACAGGGGCATTGACTCTGAAGATGCTTACCCTTATGTTGGACAG GATGAAAGTTGCATGTACAACCCTACTGGCAAGGCAGCAAAATGCCGGGGATACAGAGAGATCCCAGAAGGGAGTGAGAAGGCCTTGAAGAGGGCAGTGGCCAGAGTGGGACCCGTTGCTGTTGCAATTGATGCAAGCCTGTCCTCTTTCCAGTTCTATAGCAAAG GTGTGTATTATGATGAAAACTGCAACGGTGATAATCTCAACCATGCAGTGCTGGCTGTGGGATATGGGATTCAAAGGGGCACCAAACACTGGATCATCAAAAACAG CTGGGGAGAGGAGTGGGGCAACAAAGGCTACATCCTGATGGCCCGGAACAAGAAGAACGCCTGTGGCATTGCCAACCTGGCCAGCTTCCCCAAGATGTGA
- the CTSK gene encoding cathepsin K isoform X2, which produces MWELSILLLLLPSVVSSAHHPEEMLDTQWKLWKQSYGKEYNSKVDEISRRLIWEKNLKYISTHNLEFSLGLHTFELAMNHLGDMTSEEVVQKMTGLKMPLSRSQNNDTLYIPDWEGRTPDSIDYRKKGYVTPVKNQGQCGSCWAFSSVGALEGQLKKKTGKLLNLSPQNLVDCVSKNDGCGGGYMTNAFQYVQENRGIDSEDAYPYVGQDESCMYNPTGKAAKCRGYREIPEGSEKALKRAVARVGPVAVAIDASLSSFQFYSKGVYYDENCNGDNLNHAVLAVGYGIQRGTKHWIIKNSWGEEWGNKGYILMARNKKNACGIANLASFPKM; this is translated from the exons ATGTGGGAGTTAAGCAtcctgctgctgttgctgccaTCAGTGGTGAGTTCTGCTCATCACCCAGAAGAAATGTTAGATACACAGTGGAAGCTGTGGAAGCAATCCTATGGAAAAGAATATAACAGCAAG GTGGATGAGATCTCTCGACGTCTGATTTGGGAAAAGAATCTAAAATACATTTCTACCCACAATCTGGAATTTTCTCTTGGTCTTCACACATTTGAGCTGGCCATGAACCATTTGGGTGACATG ACTAGTGAGGAAGTAGTACAGAAAATGACTGGACTGAAGATGCCCCTGTCCCGCTCCCAGAACAATGATACCCTCTATATTCCTGACTGGGAAGGCAGAACCCCTGATTCTATTGACTACAGAAAAAAGGGATATGTCACTCCGGTCAAAAATCAG GGTCAGTGTGGCTCGTGTTGGGCCTTCAGTTCTGTGGGTGCCTTGGAAGGCCAACTCAAGAAGAAGACTGGTAAACTCCTCAACCTGAGTCCCCAGAACCTTGTGGACTGTGTGTCCAAAAATGATGGCTGTGGTGGGGGTTATATGACCAATGCCTTCCAGTATGTACAGGAGAACAGGGGCATTGACTCTGAAGATGCTTACCCTTATGTTGGACAG GATGAAAGTTGCATGTACAACCCTACTGGCAAGGCAGCAAAATGCCGGGGATACAGAGAGATCCCAGAAGGGAGTGAGAAGGCCTTGAAGAGGGCAGTGGCCAGAGTGGGACCCGTTGCTGTTGCAATTGATGCAAGCCTGTCCTCTTTCCAGTTCTATAGCAAAG GTGTGTATTATGATGAAAACTGCAACGGTGATAATCTCAACCATGCAGTGCTGGCTGTGGGATATGGGATTCAAAGGGGCACCAAACACTGGATCATCAAAAACAG CTGGGGAGAGGAGTGGGGCAACAAAGGCTACATCCTGATGGCCCGGAACAAGAAGAACGCCTGTGGCATTGCCAACCTGGCCAGCTTCCCCAAGATGTGA